The Trichoderma atroviride chromosome 5, complete sequence genome contains a region encoding:
- a CDS encoding uncharacterized protein (EggNog:ENOG41), with translation MSQKMPVTKNAGLARFACTHCRQKKIKCSREIPKCAACRPWPGECIYHRQNPIAQSDKKCPVNEPAKLAASTSFQYSKGVDQRLSRVEKALETLSETINTSLNKNADSEPPSITTKSQHEAAPSHQPPAEAFDSPELTLDDSHSFAYLGEASRHLESIRSQSVHEPLAEHQAASTALQDLSKSLTTINLQPPYNDAASFELINGYSIPSKPIGYRLISYFLQNVQLAEVLFITPSEETLLNAIFNPATLSQRAWIVYINFILLSLLQHDASQADIAENLKKNTNLALNDFRIFLEPSETNIQALMLLGCHGEQYASPNLSWMLVGHACRQAQAVGLHSLKGGSYEQRQRRLTLFWSLFSVDKSCSLAFGRPMLLPTTIYENVPLPDFQYLLKYHPHRKEPIQTEDGLITSSFGAHYFIHEMQLARMTGAALDFLANPTKSVVHHNLIAQLQSWDSVTNELLLKAIDTESASSTANQLQEMMIGIRAMRFQYFHILILLLRKDENNKELRTQAARDAIELLPGLVSNSTHVYNGLVWQLLYYPFTPFFTIFGHIIKHPSSPTVNQDLELLNRTATYFNSMKRLRSLPEASSKLESTALVFYNLARFITSREHAGSSVQSIESTIATTSSEDTPVQEMDILSREVDFESYTDAFMAYVSDQDSTAQPGFDNIDIENILGCLESDDAPHRTRKRSFESTLDWFSWDSHYYQD, from the exons ATGAGCCAGAAAATGCCGGTTACCAAAAATGCAGGACTAGCACGATTTGCG TGCACCCACTGTcggcagaagaagatcaa ATGCTCGAGAGAGATTCCTAAATGTGCAGCATGCCGCCCTTGGCCCGGCGAATGCATCTATCACAGGCAAAATCCAATCGCCCAATCTGACAAGAAATGTCCCGT AAATGAGCCGGCCAAGTTAGCAGCAAGCACATCATTTCAATACTCCAAAGGCGTCGACCAGCGTCTATCTCGTGTTGAGAAAGCCCTAGAAACTCTCTCCGAAACAATCAATACCTCTCTCAATAAGAATGCGGATTCCGAACCCCCTTCAATCACGACAAAATCACAGCATGAGGCGGCGCCATCACATCAGCCGCCAGCCGAAGCATTTGATAGTCCCGAGCTCACCTTGGATGATTCACATTCATTCGCCTACTTGGGTGAAGCGTCTAGGCATTTAGAGTCGATCAGGAGTCAATCAGTACATGAACCACTCGCTGAGCACCAAGCAGCCTCCACTGCGCTGCAAGATCTTTCTAAGTCTCTGACTACAATTAATCTCCAACCACCTTATAATGATGCAGCGTCTTTTGAGCTCATTAATGGTTATTCAATACCTTCAAAGCCCATCGGATATAGATTAATAAGTT ACTTTCTCCAAAACGTGCAGCTTGCCGAAGTATTATTCATCACACCGTCCGAAGAAACGCTCTTAAATGCCATATTCAATCCCGCCACATTATCTCAGCGCGCTTGGATCGTCTACATTAACTTCATTCTCCTCAGTCTTCTACAACACGATGCCTCGCAAGCAGATATTGCCGAAAATCTCAAGAAAAACACAAACTTGGCACTAAACGACTTTAGGATTTTTCTAGAGCCCAGCGAGACAAATATACAGGCGCTCATGTTGTTAGGGTGCCACGGCGAACAATATGCTTCACCCAATCTGTCATGGATGCTCGTAGGCCATGCCTgtcgccaagctcaagcagTCGGATTACACAGCCTCAAAGGCGGTAGCTACGAACAGCGTCAGCGTCGATTGACACTATTTTGGTCGCTCTTTTCCGTGGATAAATCCTGTTCACTGGCATTCGGTCGACCCATGTTGCTTCCAACCACCATCTACGAAAATGTGCCACTACCTGATTTCCAGTATCTCTTAAAGTACCATCCACATCGAAAAGAGCCCATACAAACAGAGGATGGACTTATTACTTCATCATTTGGCGCCCATTACTTTATCCACGAAATGCAATTAGCAAGAATGACCGGGGCTGCGCTGGATTTTCTAGCAAACCCTACAAAGTCGGTCGTCCATCATAATTTGATCGCTCAGCTGCAGTCGTGGGATTCGGTAACCAACGAG CTACTATTGAAAGCCATCGACACAGAATCGGCCAGCTCAACAGCCAACCAACTCCAAGAAATGATGATTGGCATCCGCGCCATGCGATTCCAGTATTTTCACATCctaatactactactacGCAAAGACGAAAATAACAAAGAGCTCCGTACACAGGCTGCTCGAGATgccattgagctgcttcCTGGCCTGGTATCAAACTCAACCCATGTGTACAACGGGCTAGTGTG GCAGTTATTATACTACCCATTCACGCCATTCTTTACAATCTTCGGTCACATCATAAAGCATCCCTCGTCACCAACCGTGAATCAAGACCTTGAATTGCTAAATCGAACCGCCACTTATTTCAACAGTATGAAACGGCTCAGATCCCTTCCCGAAGCTTCGTCTAAATTAGAGAGCACTGCTCTCGTCTTCTATAATTTAGCTCGCTTCATCACATCAAGAGAACATGCGGGTTCAAGTGTCCAAAGCATCGAGTCAACTATAGCAACCACAAGCTCAGAAGACACTCCTGTCCAAGAAATGGATATCCTGTCAAGGGAGGTTGACTTTGAGTCGTATACTGACGCCTTCATGGCCTATGTCAGTGATCAGGATAGTACTGCGCAGCCGGGGTTTGACAATATTGATATCGAAAACATATTGGGGTGTTTAGAGTCTGATGACGCTCCACATCGTACACGTAAGCGATCATTTGAAAGCACACTGGATTGGTTCTCTTGGGATTCTCATTACTATCAAGACTAA
- a CDS encoding uncharacterized protein (EggNog:ENOG41) — translation MSQKMPVTKNAGLARFACTHCRQKKIKCSREIPKCAACRPWPGECIYHRQNPIAQSDKKCPVNEPAKLAASTSFQYSKGVDQRLSRVEKALETLSETINTSLNKNADSEPPSITTKSQHEAAPSHQPPAEAFDSPELTLDDSHSFAYLGEASRHLESIRSQSVHEPLAEHQAASTALQDLSKSLTTINLQPPYNDAASFELINGYSIPSKPIGYRLISYFLQNVQLAEVLFITPSEETLLNAIFNPATLSQRAWIVYINFILLSLLQHDASQADIAENLKKNTNLALNDFRIFLEPSETNIQALMLLGCHGEQYASPNLSWMLVGHACRQAQAVGLHSLKGGSYEQRQRRLTLFWSLFSVDKSCSLAFGRPMLLPTTIYENVPLPDFQYLLKYHPHRKEPIQTEDGLITSSFGAHYFIHEMQLARMTGAALDFLANPTKSVVHHNLIAQLQSWDSVTNELLLKAIDTESASSTANQLQEMMIGIRAMRFQYFHILILLLRKDENNKELRTQAARDAIELLPGLVSNSTHVYNGLVWCVLSSQSPDCQA, via the exons ATGAGCCAGAAAATGCCGGTTACCAAAAATGCAGGACTAGCACGATTTGCG TGCACCCACTGTcggcagaagaagatcaa ATGCTCGAGAGAGATTCCTAAATGTGCAGCATGCCGCCCTTGGCCCGGCGAATGCATCTATCACAGGCAAAATCCAATCGCCCAATCTGACAAGAAATGTCCCGT AAATGAGCCGGCCAAGTTAGCAGCAAGCACATCATTTCAATACTCCAAAGGCGTCGACCAGCGTCTATCTCGTGTTGAGAAAGCCCTAGAAACTCTCTCCGAAACAATCAATACCTCTCTCAATAAGAATGCGGATTCCGAACCCCCTTCAATCACGACAAAATCACAGCATGAGGCGGCGCCATCACATCAGCCGCCAGCCGAAGCATTTGATAGTCCCGAGCTCACCTTGGATGATTCACATTCATTCGCCTACTTGGGTGAAGCGTCTAGGCATTTAGAGTCGATCAGGAGTCAATCAGTACATGAACCACTCGCTGAGCACCAAGCAGCCTCCACTGCGCTGCAAGATCTTTCTAAGTCTCTGACTACAATTAATCTCCAACCACCTTATAATGATGCAGCGTCTTTTGAGCTCATTAATGGTTATTCAATACCTTCAAAGCCCATCGGATATAGATTAATAAGTT ACTTTCTCCAAAACGTGCAGCTTGCCGAAGTATTATTCATCACACCGTCCGAAGAAACGCTCTTAAATGCCATATTCAATCCCGCCACATTATCTCAGCGCGCTTGGATCGTCTACATTAACTTCATTCTCCTCAGTCTTCTACAACACGATGCCTCGCAAGCAGATATTGCCGAAAATCTCAAGAAAAACACAAACTTGGCACTAAACGACTTTAGGATTTTTCTAGAGCCCAGCGAGACAAATATACAGGCGCTCATGTTGTTAGGGTGCCACGGCGAACAATATGCTTCACCCAATCTGTCATGGATGCTCGTAGGCCATGCCTgtcgccaagctcaagcagTCGGATTACACAGCCTCAAAGGCGGTAGCTACGAACAGCGTCAGCGTCGATTGACACTATTTTGGTCGCTCTTTTCCGTGGATAAATCCTGTTCACTGGCATTCGGTCGACCCATGTTGCTTCCAACCACCATCTACGAAAATGTGCCACTACCTGATTTCCAGTATCTCTTAAAGTACCATCCACATCGAAAAGAGCCCATACAAACAGAGGATGGACTTATTACTTCATCATTTGGCGCCCATTACTTTATCCACGAAATGCAATTAGCAAGAATGACCGGGGCTGCGCTGGATTTTCTAGCAAACCCTACAAAGTCGGTCGTCCATCATAATTTGATCGCTCAGCTGCAGTCGTGGGATTCGGTAACCAACGAG CTACTATTGAAAGCCATCGACACAGAATCGGCCAGCTCAACAGCCAACCAACTCCAAGAAATGATGATTGGCATCCGCGCCATGCGATTCCAGTATTTTCACATCctaatactactactacGCAAAGACGAAAATAACAAAGAGCTCCGTACACAGGCTGCTCGAGATgccattgagctgcttcCTGGCCTGGTATCAAACTCAACCCATGTGTACAACGGGCTAGTGTGGTGTGTGCTATCAAGTCAATCTCCAGATTGCCAGGCCTGA
- a CDS encoding uncharacterized protein (TransMembrane:6 (i260-287o307-325i365-381o387-407i428-447o453-473i)), producing MDRDQVLSQRAVEGMIADGDTIVIFQDHVLRLNGWLDKHPGGSLVIQHMVGRDATDEMTAYHSAATLRTMKGYRIGRKPMGPWLNKTPPVRGGVFRPYSLHTEPEIPDSSIWISEPESLSDDAENDSSDDLLSDRLSSSYTPATLSPCSTPSLTGVDVPSAGISRLSLDKGLSLRKRIASPASSTTSAAAPPTKCPVQYTDWAVQQGVDEGMRDYPSVDPAVQQGIVNRYRALHQQIRDEGLYSCRYIEYGKEMIRYTSLFIGFLTALYFEWYMTSAVMLGLFWHQIMFTAHDAGHLAITQTFTVDTLIGMFVADFCCGLSIGWWKSSHNVHHLITNQPEHDPDIQNVPLFATCPSFFRSLRSTYYNNFVFVWDAAADLIVPYQKYIYYPIMALARFNLYLLSWLHLLSGKSSSLGSTKAWWIRPTEIAFCSCYWFLFGYCLVWRALPTWTIRVAFVLVSHIVTMPLHVQITLSHWGMSTSDLGESESFAQRQLRTTMDVDCPAWLDFIHGGLQFQAVHHLFPRVPRHNLRRVQTLVKEFCQDTGVPYSILGFVDGNQKVLGRLDEVSEQLKMMLDCQKHMAETGESGLH from the exons ATGGACCGTGATCAGGTCCTCTCTCAGCGTGCTGTCGAAGGCATGATTGCCGATGGCGACACGATTGTCATTTTCCAGGACCATGTCTTGCGACTCAATGGATGGCTCGACAAGCATCCCGGCGGCTCTCTGGTTATTCAGCACATGGTGGGCCGAGACGCGACCGATGAGATGACAGC CTATCATTCAGCTGCCACGCTGCGAACGATGAAAGGCTACCGGATTGGTCGAAAACCGATGGGTCCATGGCTAAATAAGACTCCTCCAGTCAGGGGCGGCGTCTTCCGACCATACAGCCTCCACACTGAGCCGGAGATTCCGGACTCGTCAATCTGGATCTCAGAGCCGGAAAGCCTTTCAGATGATGCCGAAAATGATTCGTCCGACGATCTTCTAAGCGACCGCCTAAGCTCCTCATATACACCTGCGACTCTGTCTCCATGCAGCACCCCTAGCTTGACCGGCGTTGACGTACCAAGTGCCGGCATCTCTCGTCTAAGCTTGGACAAAGGTCTTAGTCTTCGCAAACGCATAGCTTCACCTGCCTCATCTACTActagtgctgctgctccgccgACCAAATGTCCTGTCCAATACACGGATTGGGCCGTGCAACAAGGGGTCGATGAGGGCATGCGCGACTACCCGTCTGTAGATCCCGCTGTGCAGCAAGGTATCGTCAACAGGTACCGAGCTTTGCATCAACAGATACGCGATGAAGGGCTTTACAGTTGTCGATATATCGAATATGGCAAAGAAATGATTCGATACACGAGTCTCTTTATTGGCTTTCTTACTGCTTTATACTTTGAGTGGTACATGACTTCAGCCGTTATGCTGGGGCTGTTCTGG CATCAAATCATGTTCACTGCTCATGATGCTGGCCATCTGGCCATCACTCAGACATTTACCGTCGACACGCTCATCGGCATGTTCGTCGCCGACTTTTGCTGTGGCCTGTCCATTGGGTGGTGGAAGAGCAGTCACAAtgtccatcatctcatcacCAATCAACCC GAGCACGATCCCGACATTCAGAATGTTCCTCTTTTCGCCACCTGCCCTTCCTTCTTTCGATCACTTCGTTCCACCTACTACAACAACTTTGTCTTCGTCtgggatgctgctgctgatctCATTGTTCCATACCAAAAGTATATCTACTATCCCATCATGGCCCTCGCCCGCTTCAATCTCTACCTTCTCTCGTGGCTACACCTGCTATCTGGCAAATCATCTTCGCTGGGATCTACGAAAGCATGGTGGATTCGACCAACAGAAATCGCATTCTGCAGCTGCTACTGGTTCCTCTTTGGGTACTGCCTTGTTTGGCGCGCACTACCGACTTGGACTATTCGTGTGGCCTTTGTTCTAGTGTCGCATATTGTCACCATGCCTCTGCATGTCCAAATTACTCTGTCGCACTGGGGTATGTCGACATCAGACCTAGGCGAGTCCGAGTCATTTGCCCAACGCCAGCTACGAACCACCATGGATGTGGACTGCCCTGCCTGGCTTGATTTTATTCATGGAGGCCTGCAGTTCCAAGCCGTCCACCATTTATTTCCACGAGTACCACGACATAATCTCCGAAGAGTACAGACGCTCGTCAAGGAATTCTGCCAAGACACTGGTGTTCCCTATTCTATTCTGGGCTTCGTTGACGGCAACCAAAAAGTTCTTGGCCGTCTTGATGAAGTGAGCGAACAGCTCAAAATGATGTTGGACTGCCAAAAGCACATGGCTGAGACCGGGGAGAGCGGATTACACTGA